The Deinococcus hopiensis KR-140 genome has a window encoding:
- a CDS encoding dihydrofolate reductase family protein: MRKIIAGLFMSLDGVVEGPGPADDFAAAGWSMPYFVPEIGQYIGESGAQADALLLGRATYQGFRAAFANAPRGDPAAAMMNGISKYVVSGTLTEADWVNSTLLGGDMVEEVGRLKAQPGRNINVSGSVTLIQSLLRLGLLDGLDLLVHPVVVGQGRRLFGDGLTARLALRETRTFSSGVVLLSYDVLADPAATSS, translated from the coding sequence ATGAGGAAAATCATTGCCGGTCTGTTTATGTCGCTCGACGGTGTGGTGGAGGGGCCCGGCCCCGCCGATGACTTTGCGGCGGCAGGCTGGTCCATGCCGTACTTCGTGCCTGAAATAGGGCAGTACATCGGGGAGTCCGGGGCCCAGGCCGACGCCCTGCTGCTGGGCCGCGCGACGTACCAGGGCTTTCGCGCCGCTTTTGCAAACGCGCCCAGGGGTGACCCTGCCGCCGCCATGATGAACGGCATCTCCAAGTACGTGGTATCAGGCACCCTGACGGAAGCCGACTGGGTGAACTCCACGCTGCTGGGCGGCGATATGGTGGAAGAAGTGGGGCGCCTCAAAGCGCAGCCGGGGCGCAACATCAACGTCAGCGGGAGCGTCACCCTGATCCAGTCGCTGCTGCGCCTTGGCCTCCTTGACGGGCTTGACCTCCTCGTTCATCCCGTCGTGGTGGGTCAGGGCCGCCGCCTGTTCGGGGACGGTCTGACTGCGCGGCTCGCGCTCCGGGAAACGCGCACCTTTTCCAGCGGCGTGGTGCTGCTCTCGTACGACGTGCTGGCAGACCCAGCGGCGACCTCCTCCTGA
- the allE gene encoding (S)-ureidoglycine aminohydrolase, whose protein sequence is MTLQHLGLTRSVVSPEFALLTPETFVRTPMAGWEGAACIVHIAPVIGLGARFTQFTAELGAGAQASAAPAGIQRFVFVLEGEVELRAEGERHTLGESDYAYLPAGLSHTLHAAVPARLSVFEKRFQPAEGNLPAPRLFLGNERRVEGTAFEGDAGLIARKLLPDEPRFDFMVSTMSYAPGATLPYVEIHYMEHGLLMLEGEGIYRLGERFLPVTTGDVIWMAAHCPQWYGALGKTWSKYLLYKDMNRHPLTLV, encoded by the coding sequence TTGACCCTCCAGCACCTCGGCCTCACCCGCAGCGTCGTCTCGCCCGAATTCGCGCTACTCACGCCCGAAACATTTGTCCGCACGCCCATGGCCGGGTGGGAAGGGGCGGCCTGCATCGTCCACATCGCTCCTGTGATTGGCCTGGGGGCACGCTTTACCCAGTTCACGGCCGAGTTGGGCGCAGGCGCGCAGGCGAGCGCCGCGCCGGCAGGCATCCAGCGCTTCGTGTTCGTTCTGGAGGGCGAGGTGGAACTCCGCGCGGAGGGCGAGCGGCACACGCTGGGCGAGTCCGACTACGCCTACCTGCCCGCAGGGCTCAGCCATACGCTGCACGCGGCGGTCCCCGCCCGCCTCTCCGTCTTCGAGAAGCGCTTTCAACCCGCCGAGGGGAACCTGCCCGCGCCCCGCCTTTTCCTGGGCAACGAACGCCGGGTGGAGGGCACGGCGTTCGAGGGGGACGCCGGGCTGATCGCACGCAAGCTGCTGCCGGACGAGCCCAGGTTCGACTTCATGGTGAGCACCATGAGCTACGCGCCGGGCGCCACGCTGCCCTACGTCGAGATTCACTACATGGAGCACGGCCTGCTGATGCTCGAGGGAGAAGGCATCTACCGGTTGGGCGAGCGCTTCTTGCCCGTCACCACGGGGGACGTCATCTGGATGGCGGCCCACTGCCCCCAGTGGTACGGCGCCCTCGGCAAAACCTGGAGCAAGTACCTCCTCTACAAGGACATGAACCGCCATCCCCTAACGCTGGTGTAG
- a CDS encoding malate synthase A — MFAERWAALRVRPTWTPGFDPSTALIRAGDWQVASMPPALERRKVEQLVEASDSVALEAALAAGPDALIFDFDDTFSPTPENVRRGQANLAALAAVDGPLPMLRPRPLYMRSGGGGSASIEDVSAFVGALPERAFLCIYIPKLEFPMEAVFWNDLLAELERLTARPPNSIRVCLQIETLPGAFYAEELLYALRERAFGLNAGRWDYVFSAIKWRSRTSGACLPPRSALHMGQPAMQAYEQHLARICARRGAQAIGGTAALAPDAQHPAPALAVVRADKEREASWGYVAAWAGLPELIATVREVFENPPPVTPIPERSEAEVAAALLGFPEAGQVSEVEVREATAMATDYFRAWLGGRGVIVRKGRVEDTATAELARTLLWHWLRQGVLLDSGDVLTSERFGALLQEEANPSEVAARLLRSLVLAPAIAPFFPTVAQALQEADSA; from the coding sequence TTGTTCGCCGAACGCTGGGCTGCTCTGCGTGTCCGACCCACCTGGACGCCGGGCTTTGACCCCTCCACCGCCCTTATTCGGGCGGGCGACTGGCAGGTGGCCTCCATGCCACCGGCGTTGGAGCGGAGGAAGGTGGAGCAGTTGGTGGAGGCGAGTGACAGCGTGGCGTTGGAGGCGGCGTTGGCGGCCGGGCCCGACGCCCTGATCTTCGACTTCGACGACACCTTCTCGCCCACACCCGAAAATGTGCGGCGGGGACAGGCGAACCTCGCCGCGTTGGCCGCTGTGGACGGTCCCCTCCCCATGCTCCGGCCCCGACCCCTCTACATGCGCTCCGGGGGCGGGGGCAGCGCCAGCATCGAGGACGTGTCGGCCTTTGTCGGCGCCTTGCCCGAACGCGCGTTCCTGTGCATCTACATTCCCAAGCTCGAATTCCCCATGGAGGCCGTGTTCTGGAATGACCTGCTGGCCGAACTCGAACGCCTCACCGCACGTCCCCCCAACAGCATCCGGGTCTGCCTCCAGATCGAAACCCTTCCCGGTGCTTTCTACGCCGAAGAACTCCTCTACGCCTTGCGGGAGCGCGCTTTCGGTCTCAATGCCGGACGCTGGGACTACGTCTTCAGCGCCATCAAATGGCGGAGTCGGACATCGGGCGCGTGCCTGCCTCCCCGTTCGGCGCTGCATATGGGCCAACCCGCCATGCAGGCCTACGAGCAGCACCTCGCCCGCATCTGTGCGCGCAGGGGCGCGCAGGCCATCGGAGGAACGGCGGCCCTGGCGCCGGACGCGCAGCACCCAGCACCGGCGCTGGCCGTGGTGCGCGCCGACAAGGAGCGGGAGGCCTCGTGGGGGTACGTTGCCGCCTGGGCGGGACTGCCCGAACTCATTGCGACCGTGCGGGAAGTGTTCGAAAACCCGCCGCCCGTCACGCCGATTCCTGAGCGGTCCGAGGCGGAGGTGGCGGCCGCACTGCTGGGCTTTCCCGAGGCCGGGCAGGTGTCGGAGGTGGAGGTGCGGGAGGCCACCGCGATGGCCACGGACTATTTCCGGGCGTGGCTGGGTGGCCGGGGCGTGATCGTGCGCAAGGGCCGCGTGGAAGACACCGCCACCGCGGAACTCGCCCGCACGCTGCTCTGGCACTGGCTCCGTCAAGGCGTTCTCCTGGATTCGGGAGACGTGCTGACGTCGGAGCGATTTGGGGCGCTGCTGCAGGAGGAGGCAAACCCCAGTGAGGTGGCGGCCCGGCTGCTGCGTTCGTTGGTGCTGGCCCCAGCCATTGCGCCCTTCTTTCCCACCGTGGCCCAGGCTCTTCAGGAGGCCGATTCCGCATGA
- a CDS encoding allantoate amidohydrolase, with protein MTNFTETDFASLAEQALVRCHTLATFTQEPGQLTRLFLSPPMRDVHSQLEGWAAALGLETSIDAAGNWHAVRHSADLEARTLLIASHLDTVPNAGAYDGPLGVVLGLGLLEALGDLAVPYHLHVVGFSEEEGVRFGVPFLGSRALVGTAEPLLELTDAAGVTVRQAIGDYGLDVSALSEARLRGEVLGYLEFHIEQGPVLEADGRALGAVSAVAGQSRFNLAFTGKANHAGTTPMHLRRDALTGAAEFILAAETQARQTPGLVATVGFIEARPGASNVIPGAAHFTLDVRHAEDEVRRRAQTELLETAGRIAAARHLSLKQEVRMEVSATPMDGVLTGLLGEALEAEGHGGSTLVSGAGHDAMVTGTVWPSTMLFVRSPGGISHHPDETVLAEDVEAALRVGVRFLTLLAEREEGR; from the coding sequence ATGACCAACTTCACTGAGACCGACTTCGCCTCGCTGGCCGAACAGGCCCTCGTCCGCTGCCACACCCTCGCCACCTTCACCCAGGAACCGGGCCAACTGACCCGCCTCTTCCTCTCGCCCCCCATGCGCGACGTTCACTCGCAGCTGGAGGGCTGGGCTGCCGCCCTGGGGCTGGAAACGTCCATCGACGCGGCGGGCAACTGGCACGCAGTCCGGCACAGCGCTGACCTGGAGGCCCGCACCCTCCTGATCGCCTCGCACCTGGACACGGTGCCCAACGCCGGGGCCTACGACGGCCCCCTGGGCGTGGTGCTGGGTTTGGGGCTGCTGGAAGCGCTGGGAGACTTGGCGGTGCCCTATCACCTGCATGTGGTGGGCTTCAGCGAGGAGGAGGGTGTGCGCTTCGGTGTGCCGTTTCTGGGCAGCCGGGCGCTGGTGGGCACGGCGGAGCCCCTCCTGGAATTGACGGACGCCGCGGGGGTCACGGTTCGTCAGGCCATCGGCGACTACGGCCTGGACGTGTCGGCCCTGTCGGAGGCGAGGTTGCGGGGCGAGGTCCTGGGCTACCTGGAATTCCATATCGAGCAGGGGCCTGTGCTGGAGGCCGATGGCCGCGCCCTGGGAGCGGTCAGTGCCGTGGCGGGACAGTCGCGGTTCAACCTGGCCTTCACGGGCAAGGCCAACCACGCGGGCACCACCCCAATGCATCTGCGCCGCGACGCCCTGACGGGAGCGGCCGAGTTCATCCTTGCTGCCGAGACGCAGGCGCGGCAGACGCCCGGTCTCGTCGCCACAGTGGGATTCATTGAGGCCCGGCCCGGCGCAAGCAACGTGATCCCCGGCGCGGCCCACTTCACCCTTGATGTGCGTCACGCGGAGGACGAGGTGCGGCGCCGGGCACAGACCGAGTTGCTGGAGACGGCGGGAAGAATCGCCGCCGCCCGCCACCTGAGCTTGAAGCAGGAGGTGAGGATGGAGGTTTCGGCGACGCCGATGGACGGGGTGCTGACGGGGCTATTGGGGGAAGCGTTGGAGGCGGAGGGGCACGGGGGGTCGACGCTGGTCAGCGGAGCGGGGCACGACGCCATGGTGACCGGGACGGTGTGGCCGTCGACGATGCTCTTTGTGCGCAGTCCGGGCGGCATCAGCCACCACCCCGACGAAACTGTCCTCGCGGAGGACGTCGAAGCGGCCCTGCGCGTGGGTGTCCGCTTTCTGACCCTGCTGGCCGAGCGAGAGGAGGGGCGCTGA
- a CDS encoding allantoinase, translated as MYDLLIRGGQLIGEQGVVCADLAVEDGRIVALAPELEGSARAEIDAAGLHVFPGVVDVHVHFNEPGRSEWEGVSTGSRALVAGGGTTFADMPLNSSPPVLNRETFGAKRQAAEGACYADFALWGGLTPHNLEHLPELAEAGVVGFKAFMSDSGLAEFAAADDLTLYEGMHAAQALGRVVAVHAESETITARLGARIRAAGGREVGDYLQSRPAIAEVEAVGRALLLAEETGAALHLVHLSTGRAVTLAVEARRRGVNVSVETCPHYLCFTGEDMERLGAVLKCAPPLRGRAEVEALWASIRAGEINTIGSDHSPSTPDLKARDDFFEVWGGIAGVQSTLAALLTEGRKRGLGLPLLSSLLSANPARRFALQGKGGLQPGNDADLVLVDLGAVWTHTPEDLHTRWKSSPYLGQTFLGHVQRTLLRGHTVYRDGRFSSAPGGRFVRPEV; from the coding sequence ATGTATGACCTCCTGATCCGCGGGGGGCAGCTGATCGGTGAGCAGGGGGTGGTGTGTGCAGACCTCGCCGTGGAGGACGGCCGCATCGTTGCCCTCGCCCCGGAACTCGAGGGTTCGGCCCGGGCGGAGATCGACGCTGCAGGACTGCACGTCTTTCCGGGTGTGGTGGACGTTCACGTGCACTTCAACGAACCTGGCCGGAGCGAGTGGGAGGGCGTGTCCACCGGCAGCCGTGCCCTCGTCGCCGGAGGTGGAACGACCTTTGCCGACATGCCGCTGAACAGTTCGCCTCCGGTACTCAACCGCGAGACGTTCGGGGCCAAACGGCAGGCCGCCGAGGGGGCGTGCTACGCGGACTTCGCCCTGTGGGGGGGCTTGACGCCCCACAATCTGGAGCACCTGCCCGAACTGGCTGAAGCGGGGGTGGTGGGCTTTAAGGCGTTTATGAGTGACAGCGGCCTGGCGGAGTTTGCGGCCGCCGATGACCTGACGCTGTATGAAGGGATGCACGCGGCCCAGGCACTGGGCCGCGTGGTGGCCGTGCACGCCGAGAGCGAGACCATCACGGCGAGGCTGGGGGCGCGGATTCGGGCGGCAGGCGGACGGGAGGTGGGGGACTATCTGCAAAGCCGCCCGGCGATCGCGGAGGTGGAAGCGGTGGGACGGGCCCTCTTGCTGGCCGAAGAGACGGGCGCGGCGCTGCACCTCGTTCACCTGAGCACCGGGCGGGCCGTCACGCTCGCGGTGGAAGCCAGGCGGCGGGGAGTGAATGTGAGCGTGGAGACCTGCCCGCACTACCTCTGTTTTACCGGGGAGGACATGGAACGCCTGGGTGCGGTGCTCAAGTGTGCGCCCCCCCTGCGCGGCAGAGCAGAGGTGGAAGCCCTGTGGGCTTCCATCCGGGCGGGCGAGATCAACACCATCGGTTCGGACCACTCGCCGAGCACGCCAGACCTCAAAGCCCGCGACGACTTCTTCGAGGTCTGGGGAGGGATTGCCGGGGTGCAGTCCACCCTCGCCGCCTTGCTGACCGAAGGCCGCAAGCGAGGACTGGGCCTGCCGCTGCTCTCCAGCCTGCTCTCGGCCAATCCGGCCCGCCGGTTTGCGCTGCAGGGCAAGGGGGGGCTGCAACCGGGCAACGACGCCGATCTGGTCCTGGTGGACCTCGGAGCCGTCTGGACCCACACGCCCGAGGATCTGCACACCCGCTGGAAGTCCAGCCCTTACCTCGGACAGACCTTCCTCGGACACGTCCAGCGCACCCTCCTGCGCGGTCACACCGTCTACCGGGATGGACGCTTTTCCTCAGCGCCGGGGGGACGATTCGTGCGCCCGGAGGTGTAG
- the aceB gene encoding malate synthase A yields the protein MTTPLPAGLSLSVALQEEYTRVLTPGALAFIAELHRRFNAGRVELLARREAEQARLDAGALPDFLPETSSIRTGEWKIAPLPPELQDRRVEITGPVDRKMVINALNSGAKIFMADFEDATSPSWDNVMQGQLNLMDAVRRTISLEGGGKQYRLNETVATLLVRPRGLHLPEKHLTVDGEAISGALFDFGLYAYHNTHERLRQGLGTHFYLPKLESHLEARWWNEVFAFTEQTLGVPVGTLRATVLIETILAAFEMHEILYELREHAAGLNCGRWDYIFSYIKKLRSFDDRILPDRAQVTMSTPMMRNYSRLAIQTCHKRGAAAVGGMSAFIPVKNDPVANERAFAQVRADKEREAGDGHDGTWVAHPGMVQLATEVFDRLMPTPNQIASSKQQDLLVSAAELLTPPSGTITEQGVRTNINVGIQYLAAWLEGRGAVPIHNLMEDAATAEISRAQLWQWAHHGVRLTDGQPLTPKRLDALFSEELASLGPDFAQAGALFHEVATRSPLAEFLTLSAYEQLD from the coding sequence ATGACCACTCCCCTACCTGCTGGCCTGTCCCTCTCCGTTGCCCTTCAGGAGGAATACACGCGCGTTCTGACGCCCGGTGCCCTCGCCTTCATCGCGGAGCTGCACAGGCGCTTTAACGCGGGGCGTGTGGAATTGCTGGCACGGCGGGAAGCGGAGCAGGCGCGGCTGGACGCGGGAGCGTTGCCCGACTTTTTGCCTGAGACTTCAAGCATTCGGACGGGGGAGTGGAAGATCGCCCCGTTGCCCCCGGAGTTGCAAGACCGGCGGGTAGAAATCACGGGACCCGTGGACCGCAAGATGGTCATCAACGCCCTGAACAGCGGCGCAAAAATCTTCATGGCCGACTTCGAAGACGCCACGAGCCCGAGTTGGGACAACGTGATGCAGGGGCAGCTGAACCTGATGGACGCCGTGAGGCGCACCATCTCGTTGGAAGGGGGCGGCAAGCAGTACCGCCTGAACGAGACGGTGGCGACGCTGCTCGTGCGTCCCCGTGGACTGCATCTGCCCGAAAAGCACCTCACCGTTGACGGTGAGGCGATCAGCGGCGCGCTGTTCGACTTCGGGCTGTACGCCTACCACAACACCCACGAACGCTTGCGTCAGGGGCTGGGCACCCACTTCTACCTGCCCAAGCTCGAATCGCACCTCGAGGCGCGGTGGTGGAACGAGGTCTTTGCCTTTACTGAGCAGACGCTGGGCGTCCCCGTAGGGACGCTACGCGCCACCGTGCTGATCGAGACCATCCTCGCGGCCTTTGAGATGCACGAGATCCTGTACGAGTTGCGTGAACACGCCGCCGGGCTGAACTGTGGGCGCTGGGACTACATCTTCTCCTACATCAAGAAGCTGCGCAGCTTCGATGACCGCATCCTCCCCGACCGGGCGCAGGTGACCATGAGCACGCCGATGATGCGCAACTACAGCAGGTTGGCGATTCAGACCTGCCACAAACGGGGGGCAGCAGCGGTCGGGGGAATGAGCGCCTTTATCCCTGTCAAAAATGACCCCGTGGCCAATGAGCGCGCCTTTGCTCAAGTCCGCGCCGACAAGGAGCGGGAAGCGGGCGACGGACACGACGGCACCTGGGTGGCCCATCCCGGCATGGTCCAACTCGCCACTGAGGTCTTTGATCGCCTCATGCCCACCCCTAACCAGATCGCCAGCTCCAAGCAGCAAGACCTCCTGGTCTCGGCCGCCGAGCTCCTTACCCCACCCAGCGGTACCATCACTGAACAGGGTGTGCGGACGAACATCAACGTGGGCATTCAATACCTGGCCGCGTGGCTGGAGGGGCGGGGGGCAGTGCCAATCCACAACCTGATGGAAGACGCCGCCACCGCCGAGATTTCCCGGGCCCAGCTCTGGCAGTGGGCACACCACGGCGTGAGGCTGACAGACGGACAGCCTCTAACGCCTAAGCGGCTGGACGCCCTGTTCAGTGAGGAACTGGCGTCCCTGGGACCGGATTTCGCTCAGGCGGGAGCGCTGTTCCATGAGGTGGCGACCCGCTCACCACTGGCCGAGTTTCTGACCCTGTCCGCTTATGAGCAGCTGGACTGA
- a CDS encoding winged helix-turn-helix transcriptional regulator, translating to MASKRSYEDGCAAAHALDLIGERWALLVVRELLLGPRRFTDLRAALPGISPNVLTQRLVDLEETGVLRRRHLPAPAASWVYELTSWGYELEPVLQQLGRWGVRSPVRPQGHPISLATLITALKTMFQSPGGELKATLELRMGRDTFTVRLEDGQIAVEPGEARHPSAVLTGDVPTLGGLIFGGQPLQAAEAEGRVAVEGDRALAEHFLRLFPLPGPVVLSGVAS from the coding sequence ATGGCGTCCAAGCGTTCCTACGAAGACGGTTGCGCCGCCGCGCACGCCCTTGACCTGATCGGCGAGCGCTGGGCGCTGCTGGTGGTGCGCGAGTTGTTGCTGGGGCCGAGGCGCTTCACGGACCTGCGCGCGGCGCTCCCGGGCATCAGCCCCAATGTGCTGACGCAGCGGCTGGTGGACCTGGAGGAAACGGGCGTGTTGCGCCGCCGCCATCTTCCAGCCCCGGCGGCGTCCTGGGTCTACGAACTGACCTCCTGGGGATACGAACTCGAACCCGTCCTGCAGCAGCTGGGCCGCTGGGGCGTGCGCTCCCCGGTGCGGCCTCAGGGGCACCCCATCAGCCTCGCCACGCTGATCACGGCGTTGAAGACCATGTTCCAGTCACCGGGTGGAGAGCTGAAGGCCACGCTGGAGCTGAGGATGGGGCGCGATACCTTTACCGTCCGCCTGGAAGATGGGCAGATTGCGGTGGAGCCCGGAGAGGCCCGGCATCCCAGTGCCGTGCTGACGGGAGACGTCCCCACGCTGGGTGGCCTGATCTTCGGGGGGCAGCCCCTGCAGGCAGCCGAAGCGGAGGGCCGCGTTGCAGTGGAGGGGGACCGCGCCCTCGCCGAGCACTTCCTTCGCCTCTTTCCCCTGCCAGGGCCAGTGGTGCTGTCCGGCGTGGCCTCCTGA